TGGTAGTAATAAATTCACCCGGTATTGTGATGTCATTACCGTCAATATACTTACTCATCTCTAATATATTGAAAATGCAACTTACACTTGCCCTTCCAACATCACCTTCTATACCTTCAATGAAAATCTTAAAGTTCGAAATTGCAATAATACGGTTGTTTTGTATGTCAAATCGATGTTCAATGTTGATGTCAAAATTAAAAACAGCTTCGCTAGGAATCTCTTTATCCTTTCCAGATAAAGAATAATCAAGCAATTCTATTGTATCTATTTTGAAAGAAATTTTGTTATTATCCATTATCTGGTTTACTTTGATGCACTAAGAATATAAGGGATTTACAATCTCGTTATGGAATGGATTTTTATATCCGATAGATGATGCACTTTTCACGGTAATGTGATAGACATGTGTAACCGGTTCCTGTATTTGTTCTGCTACATTTAATAGCTCAATTCCCAACACAGAGCTTAAATCAGAAAGTAAATCTAAAGTGAAGTTATGGGTACCACTAAGCCAACGGGAAATTTCAGATGCATTCTTTTTTCCCATTGCGTTCATCAAATCTTTTTTCTTCCATCCCTTCTCTTTTAAGGCTCTGGATATTTTAGAAGCAATCATCATTCTCGTCTCAACTCTTTTTGCCTCAAGAGGGGAAACTGAACTTAATACTTTGCTAATAATGTCCACATTTTCTTTCATTGCCATTTTATATAATTTCCAATAGATTACAGTAATAGTGATGGTAATAGTTATTTTTTAATAGTAAATTCCAGTTCTCCTTCGAATTCTAATCCATCATCAGAATAGCAAATATTTTTATCAATTATGTTTTTAGTGATGGCTCTGGATATTTCTCTCATCAAATAGTTTTCTTTTGTGAGCTTAGGACTATCCTGAAATGCCCTTGTTTGTTTTGTTTTTATACCACCGCCTCCAATAATAATTATTTGCGAACCGTAGCGGATACAATAAACCCTTAATTTTGAATTTGGCACATCATATAAAGCACATACACCATCTCCATACCTACCCTCGTGAATTTTTAAGAAATCATCTATAATGCCGACTTTCTGTCCCATAGTTTTTATTCTTAATAAGATATTTGTCAGTTCATTCAGGTGTAGCTCCACATGTTCTTTTATAAACAATTCAAAAAGAGTGTCTTGACATTGATCTATTATAACAGAATAAACAGATGCTTTATTTCCGCTTAGGTGAGGTATCTTTTTAAGCCTGCATTTCATATTTTAATTCATCGTACAAAGATAACTAATTTCACTTATAAGCAAAATATTAATGTGTGAAATATTTATCCCTACCTAAATTTCGCTTATTAGCGAAACATCGCAAAAGATCTTGCAGTCTGAGTAAAAACGTCAGTATGTTTACTTAAAACTATCCAGTGTTATTCTCATCCCCTCCTTAGCCGATACCGGCATCTTGTCGATACCCAGCGCCTTCTTTATCTTGGCATTGCTCACCACATAGTTCTCCGTGAGCTTCCGCAACCGCTCTTTGTTCAGCGGCAGCTTCAAAGCCCCGCCAATGGCAGCAGCAGCATTCATCAACCCTTTCGGCAATTGCCAGATATGTGACTTTCTACCCACCGATTCACCAATCAATCGGATCAGTTCATTGGTCGACAACGACTCATCATCACCCACGTGATAGATCCCGCTCTCAATGTTCTCCTTCACAATCAGCTGCTCCACCACATAGGAGATGTTATCGATGGAACAGAAGGAACGACGGTTCTCATAGGCACCCAATGGCCATGGAATCCCCTTCTTCACCACGCTGTACAGCAGGTTCAGGTTCCCCTTGTTCCCCGGCCCATGAATCATACAGGGCCTCAAAATATATACTCTTTTAGCTAATAGCTGATCGCTAACAGCTGAAAGCTTGTTTAAGATATACTCCTCCGCCCTGATCTTCGATTCACCGTAGGGACCCACCGGCGCCGGTACAACCTCCTCCGTCAGCACATCACCCGGCACACTGTCCGCAGCTGCTTTCACCGAGCTGAAGAAGATAAACGTCCGCGCATCCGATTGCAGGAAGTAGTCGAATATCTTTTGCGTAAGGGCGGTATTCACATCAAAGTAAACCTGAGCCTCGCTCCTGTTCTTCGTGTCATGCGCTTTACCCGCCAGGTGCACAATTGCATCCACCGGAGGCACCTTACCCAGTTCATCCCAACCGAATATGCGTTTCACACCCTCCTTTTCAGGCTGATGAATATCCAGACCAAATATAGTATGGTTCCTGAACCAGCTGTTTGTGAAGTTGGTACCCACGAATCCGTTAATACCAGTGATGAGAATTGATTTCATATCATGTTATCAACTGATTGAAAAACTAAATCCATTTCTTGTTTGTATATGGTGTTGTAATTTTATAGATTACTCAAGCCCTAGTAGTTCGTGATATAATGTTAACGCATATGTATCAGTCATGCCACTTATATAATCAGTCACAAGCATAAGTCTGTTATATATATCTTTAGAGTATTTAGATTGGTTGTATCTATACTTATAATAACCAGAAATTAAATTAAATAATTTTCCATTCTTTGTTCCACTATCAAAACGATCTTCAGATAATACTGCACTTACAAAGATTTCTAATAAATAAGTCAAAACATTTTCACCCAATAGTTCCATTTTGGCTACACTCTTACTATTGAAATTATATTTAGCGATTTCTTTAGTAAAGCATCTTAACAAATGTGAGTCTGACTTTTCTAATAGTTCGTTTGTAAATTCTCCATTCAATATTTTTTCATGATTATCCATAAATACCTTGATAATATCTGGTATCATCTGTATTTGTATTTTAATCCTACATTCTTGTGCAATCAATAACAATTTTGAGGGAAATTTGCTGTTCGTTAATTCTTTATTTATTTCTTCTAATTCAGATGCTAATTTTTTGCATTTATGATCCGACTCATATTGTTTGGATTTCAATGTATCCATAAGAATTTCCCATGTGATTGTGCCTTTTTTACAACCATCTTCGATATCAGAAACCGAATATGCTATATCATCTGCGGCTTCTAATAAAAATACCAATGGATGCCTTTTTCCATCAAGTTCTAATTTGATATTGATATCATTAAATCTATCTTTATCAGATTGAAAATAACCATACTTTGTATTTGAATTTGAACCATCTATATTGGTTGAAGCATAAGGATATTTTATAATGGACGATAATGTTGGAAAAGTAAGGTTATATGAGTATTCATCTTTGGTTAAGCCAAGACGTAACAGTATTCTTAATCCTTGAACATTCCCATCAAATTTTTCAAAATCTGCTCTTTCTTGTGGGGTCAATTTGTCATGAAAATCTATAGGTGCATTATTTTTGAACAAATTCTTAAAGAACAATTTTATTGTATCCTCACCAAAATGACCAAATGGAGGATTGCCAATATCATGTATCAAACCAGCTACTGATAAAATTGAAGGTATATGTCCAATTTTGTCAGAAACGATATAATCCTTTTTATGAAGAATATTTTCAACACTAACTCCTATGCTTCTGGCTAGTCCTGATACTTCAACAGAATGTGTCAGTCTCGTCCTAGCAAAGTCGTTCTTTTCTAAAGGAAAAACTTGAGCTTTGTCTTGGAGTCTTCTAAAAGGAGAAGATAATGTAATTCAAGTTTCGCAAGTTGCTAACTTGCCAATTTTAGTTCATAAAAGTTGATAAAGTGAGCCAGATTATCCGATTTGTTAATGATTGCATCGAAGATCTCTTCCTCTTCAATGGAGAAGATCCCGGTCATGATTTTCACCATTTCGAGGATAATACCCCATATCCTCTCCGTTACAGAGAGCTCCATGCCAGAGTGTTGCACATCCCTGAAGATTCCGCCAATGGTCTCATAACTGGTAAACCTTTTGGCCAGGGAAAGCAAATTGTATTGCAAGGCCGTGATCGTGGTTGCGGCAAGCTGCGCTGCGAAGTTCCGGGACTGGCACTTGCCCATACCCAGCAATCCCTTGGTTTCCTTGAAGAAGACCTCGAGGGACCAGCGCATGGCATAAATCCGATAGGCTTCCAGGAACTCCAGGGAGAGGTTGGTCGTCATTATTCCATTCCAGGACTCCTTTTTTCTCTTCACAAAATAGATACGTACATCTGTGCCCGCAAAGCGAACGTCAGCGGTAATATACTGACAACCAAGCTTGCGGCTCCTTCTGGCTTCACCCCTGGCTTCAAGCAGATTGATCAGTGCCCGGGCGG
This genomic window from Dysgonomonadaceae bacterium zrk40 contains:
- a CDS encoding helix-turn-helix transcriptional regulator; translated protein: MAMKENVDIISKVLSSVSPLEAKRVETRMMIASKISRALKEKGWKKKDLMNAMGKKNASEISRWLSGTHNFTLDLLSDLSSVLGIELLNVAEQIQEPVTHVYHITVKSASSIGYKNPFHNEIVNPLYS
- the dgt gene encoding dNTP triphosphohydrolase yields the protein MTLSSPFRRLQDKAQVFPLEKNDFARTRLTHSVEVSGLARSIGVSVENILHKKDYIVSDKIGHIPSILSVAGLIHDIGNPPFGHFGEDTIKLFFKNLFKNNAPIDFHDKLTPQERADFEKFDGNVQGLRILLRLGLTKDEYSYNLTFPTLSSIIKYPYASTNIDGSNSNTKYGYFQSDKDRFNDINIKLELDGKRHPLVFLLEAADDIAYSVSDIEDGCKKGTITWEILMDTLKSKQYESDHKCKKLASELEEINKELTNSKFPSKLLLIAQECRIKIQIQMIPDIIKVFMDNHEKILNGEFTNELLEKSDSHLLRCFTKEIAKYNFNSKSVAKMELLGENVLTYLLEIFVSAVLSEDRFDSGTKNGKLFNLISGYYKYRYNQSKYSKDIYNRLMLVTDYISGMTDTYALTLYHELLGLE
- a CDS encoding NAD-dependent epimerase/dehydratase family protein, with the protein product MKSILITGINGFVGTNFTNSWFRNHTIFGLDIHQPEKEGVKRIFGWDELGKVPPVDAIVHLAGKAHDTKNRSEAQVYFDVNTALTQKIFDYFLQSDARTFIFFSSVKAAADSVPGDVLTEEVVPAPVGPYGESKIRAEEYILNKLSAVSDQLLAKRVYILRPCMIHGPGNKGNLNLLYSVVKKGIPWPLGAYENRRSFCSIDNISYVVEQLIVKENIESGIYHVGDDESLSTNELIRLIGESVGRKSHIWQLPKGLMNAAAAIGGALKLPLNKERLRKLTENYVVSNAKIKKALGIDKMPVSAKEGMRITLDSFK